A region from the Bradyrhizobium erythrophlei genome encodes:
- a CDS encoding substrate-binding domain-containing protein, translating to MLFGLGLTAAVASPALAQKGLDEPFQGAFKEALAGKTVAYVPVAMNFDLTEGWFAGVKKELEPYGMKVIVRDPNWSTNAGAQAVTTLISEKPAAIIIHNPDVQTYAKLLQRAENEGIYIIQINMGSNYRSSAFVGANWIEIGERDTEAVVNFCKGKSNKIAVVQGALSAAASAYTLKGVENVLAKNPDIKVVSSQAADWDAAKAKAITQTVLKQNPDLCGIVGFWDGMDIGTAAAVKEAGLTGKVWVSTSGGGERRGACELVKSGAFDLDLSYDVPTQAEQMAGMIKWLVSSGVKPGSVKGSMYTTLIPITKENAGSDTACWNLSDLKK from the coding sequence ATGCTGTTCGGGCTTGGCCTGACCGCGGCCGTGGCTTCGCCCGCGCTGGCGCAGAAGGGCCTCGACGAGCCGTTCCAGGGCGCGTTCAAGGAGGCGCTGGCCGGCAAGACCGTGGCCTACGTGCCGGTGGCGATGAACTTCGATCTCACCGAGGGCTGGTTCGCCGGCGTCAAGAAGGAGCTCGAGCCCTATGGCATGAAGGTGATCGTGCGCGACCCGAACTGGAGCACCAATGCCGGCGCGCAGGCGGTGACGACGCTGATCTCCGAAAAGCCGGCGGCGATCATCATCCACAATCCCGACGTGCAGACCTACGCCAAGCTGCTGCAGCGCGCCGAGAACGAGGGCATCTACATCATCCAGATCAACATGGGCTCGAACTATCGCAGCTCGGCCTTTGTCGGCGCCAACTGGATCGAGATCGGCGAACGTGACACCGAGGCCGTGGTCAATTTCTGCAAGGGCAAGTCCAACAAGATCGCAGTGGTCCAGGGCGCGCTGTCGGCGGCGGCGAGCGCCTACACGCTCAAAGGCGTTGAAAACGTGCTGGCGAAAAATCCCGATATCAAGGTGGTCTCCAGCCAGGCCGCCGATTGGGATGCGGCGAAGGCCAAGGCGATCACCCAGACCGTGCTGAAGCAGAATCCCGATCTCTGCGGCATCGTCGGCTTCTGGGACGGCATGGATATCGGCACCGCCGCGGCGGTGAAGGAAGCCGGCCTCACCGGAAAGGTCTGGGTCTCGACCTCCGGCGGCGGCGAGCGCCGGGGCGCCTGCGAACTCGTCAAATCGGGCGCCTTCGACCTCGACCTCAGCTACGACGTGCCGACCCAGGCCGAGCAGATGGCCGGCATGATCAAGTGGCTGGTCTCCTCCGGCGTCAAGCCGGGATCGGTGAAGGGATCGATGTACACGACCCTGATCCCGATCACCAAGGAGAACGCCGGCAGCGATACCGCCTGCTGGAATCTCAGCGACCTGAAGAAGTAG